The Deinococcus roseus nucleotide sequence GCAGCATTGCTGGCCGTTACGATCTGCTCAACCGCCTCTTGAGCCTGGGCGTGGACCAGTCGTGGCGCAAAACCGCCACCCAGCTGGCCTTGCAGAACCGTCCGGCCACGGTGCTGGATGTGGCCACCGGCACCGCTGATTTTGCCCTGATGCTGAAAAAGGCCCTGCCCAGTGCCAGAGTGATTGGTTCGGACTTTGTGCCTGCCATGCTGGAGGTGGGCCGCCAGAAAGCCAGACAGCAGCACATCGACATCACCCTGGAAGAAGGGGATGCATTGAGCCTGCCTTATGCAGACCAGTCTTTTGACGCCCTGACCTGCGCTTTTGGGTTCCGCAATTTCGCCAGCTTTGAGCGCGGTTTGCAGGAATTTCACCGGGTGCTGAAACCCGGAGGCCGGGCGGTCATTCTGGAGTTCCCCCCACCGCAAAAAGGGCTGTTTGGCAGTCTGGTGCGTTTTTACTTCAGAACGGTGCTGCCTTTCATGGGTTCACTGGTTTCGGGCAAGAAGAACGCCTACACCTACCTTCCCGAATC carries:
- the ubiE gene encoding bifunctional demethylmenaquinone methyltransferase/2-methoxy-6-polyprenyl-1,4-benzoquinol methylase UbiE: MKDVKPVVGESQEKPEQIREMFSSIAGRYDLLNRLLSLGVDQSWRKTATQLALQNRPATVLDVATGTADFALMLKKALPSARVIGSDFVPAMLEVGRQKARQQHIDITLEEGDALSLPYADQSFDALTCAFGFRNFASFERGLQEFHRVLKPGGRAVILEFPPPQKGLFGSLVRFYFRTVLPFMGSLVSGKKNAYTYLPESIMAFPDPEKLRKMMEETGFSTSYQALTFGLAAVHVGVKR